Proteins from a genomic interval of Pantoea deleyi:
- the trhA gene encoding PAQR family membrane homeostasis protein TrhA yields MTTTLSHKIRPAAGDWFAEEIANSISHGLGCLSGIVGLVLMLHQAAERQADTLTFISYSLYGGSMILLFLASTLYHAIPDGPVRPWLKKLDHCAIYLLIAGTYTPFLLVGLRTPLAYGLMAVIWLLALAGVLFKLTIAERFKALSLVTYLCMGWLSLIVVYQLAMILPPGCVWLLAAGGIVYSLGVIFYVARRIPYNHAIWHGFVLGGSLCHFCAIYFYVR; encoded by the coding sequence ATGACCACGACGCTCTCTCATAAAATCCGGCCCGCTGCGGGCGACTGGTTCGCAGAAGAAATTGCCAACAGTATCAGTCACGGTCTTGGCTGCCTTTCCGGCATTGTCGGGCTGGTGCTGATGCTCCATCAGGCCGCTGAAAGGCAGGCGGATACGCTGACGTTTATCAGTTACAGCCTCTATGGCGGCAGCATGATCCTGCTGTTTCTGGCCTCGACGCTCTACCACGCGATCCCTGATGGCCCGGTCAGGCCCTGGCTGAAAAAGCTGGATCACTGCGCCATCTATCTGCTGATCGCCGGTACCTACACGCCGTTCCTGCTGGTCGGTCTGCGGACGCCGCTGGCCTACGGATTGATGGCGGTCATCTGGCTGCTGGCGCTGGCAGGCGTGCTGTTCAAGCTCACGATAGCCGAGCGTTTTAAGGCGCTCTCGCTGGTGACCTATCTCTGCATGGGGTGGCTGTCGCTGATTGTGGTTTATCAGCTGGCGATGATCCTGCCGCCGGGCTGCGTCTGGCTGCTGGCGGCGGGCGGGATTGTCTATTCGCTGGGGGTGATTTTCTATGTGGCGCGGCGTATTCCCTATAATCACGCCATCTGGCATGGATTTGTGCTGGGCGGCAGCCTCTGCCATTTCTGCGCGATCTACTTCTATGTACGCTGA
- a CDS encoding MurR/RpiR family transcriptional regulator: MFSHRDLARLNDLEMQVYQFIIKHRESVSYMTIRELAEQTGVSTTTVLRFCRRMGCEGWSEFRIRLRLNEKSPPLLNTAGVSDMLSFFKSINNPEFEELIAQVARKINQAEQVFFIGVGTSGSLAKYGARFFSNLGKFSHAIDDPYYPVTPDLYENAVAIMLSVSGETAEILRIASQFSQNKCKIVAITNTESCSLARLGDFSLCYHVPIIRTADHCDITTQVPVTYIIEAIGRQLGK; encoded by the coding sequence ATGTTCTCGCATCGCGATCTCGCCCGCCTTAACGATCTGGAAATGCAGGTCTATCAGTTCATCATTAAGCACCGTGAAAGCGTCAGCTATATGACCATTCGCGAACTGGCTGAGCAGACGGGGGTCTCCACCACCACCGTGCTGCGTTTCTGCCGCAGAATGGGCTGTGAAGGCTGGTCAGAGTTCCGTATCCGCCTGCGCTTAAACGAGAAGAGTCCGCCGCTGCTCAACACGGCGGGCGTCAGCGACATGCTGAGCTTTTTTAAAAGTATTAATAATCCCGAATTTGAGGAACTGATTGCGCAGGTTGCACGGAAGATTAATCAGGCGGAGCAGGTCTTCTTTATTGGCGTCGGCACCTCCGGCAGCCTGGCGAAATATGGCGCACGTTTTTTCTCTAATCTTGGAAAATTCAGCCACGCGATTGACGATCCCTATTATCCGGTCACGCCCGATCTCTATGAGAATGCGGTGGCGATTATGCTTTCGGTGTCCGGAGAAACCGCAGAGATCCTGCGCATTGCCAGCCAGTTCAGCCAGAATAAGTGCAAAATCGTGGCTATTACCAACACGGAAAGCTGCTCGCTGGCCAGACTGGGGGATTTTTCGCTCTGCTATCACGTCCCTATTATCCGCACGGCGGACCACTGCGATATCACGACACAGGTGCCGGTCACCTATATTATCGAAGCGATCGGCCGTCAGCTGGGAAAATAA
- the xerD gene encoding site-specific tyrosine recombinase XerD — protein sequence MQDSELTEQFLDALWIERNLAQNTLASYRQDLQTLTGWLAHHGLTLLSVTPLDLQQFLAERLEGGYKATSSARLLSAMRRLFQYLYREKLRPDDPSALLSAPKLPQRLPKDLTEAQVERLLQAPDTTIPLELRDKAMLELLYATGLRVSELTGLTLSDISLRQGVVRVIGKGDKERLVPLGEEAVYWLEQYMEHGRPWLLNGQTLDVMFPSNRAQQMTRQTFWHRIKHYATLAGIDSEKLSPHVMRHAFATHLLNHGADLRVVQMLLGHSDLSTTQIYTHVATERLRQLHQQHHPRA from the coding sequence GTGCAGGACAGCGAACTGACAGAACAGTTTCTCGATGCGCTCTGGATTGAACGCAATCTGGCGCAGAACACGCTCGCCTCCTATCGTCAGGATCTGCAGACGCTGACCGGCTGGCTGGCGCATCACGGGCTGACACTTCTCAGCGTGACGCCGCTGGATCTGCAGCAGTTTCTGGCCGAACGGCTGGAGGGCGGCTACAAGGCGACCAGCTCAGCGCGTCTGCTGAGCGCGATGCGTCGCCTGTTTCAGTATCTTTACCGCGAAAAGCTGCGCCCGGACGATCCCAGCGCGCTGCTTTCTGCGCCGAAACTGCCACAGCGGCTGCCGAAAGATCTCACTGAGGCGCAGGTTGAGCGTCTGCTGCAGGCGCCCGATACCACTATTCCGCTGGAACTGCGCGACAAGGCGATGCTGGAACTGCTCTACGCCACCGGCCTGCGCGTCTCCGAGCTGACCGGCCTGACGCTCAGCGATATCAGCCTGCGCCAGGGCGTCGTCCGCGTCATCGGTAAAGGGGATAAGGAGCGCCTGGTGCCTTTAGGTGAAGAAGCGGTTTACTGGCTGGAGCAATATATGGAACATGGTCGTCCGTGGCTGCTTAATGGCCAGACGCTGGACGTGATGTTTCCCAGCAACCGGGCGCAGCAGATGACGCGGCAGACCTTCTGGCACCGCATCAAGCATTACGCCACGCTGGCGGGCATCGACAGCGAAAAGTTATCGCCGCATGTGATGCGCCATGCCTTTGCGACCCATCTGCTGAACCACGGCGCCGATCTGCGTGTCGTACAGATGCTGCTGGGACACAGCGATCTCTCTACTACCCAGATTTATACGCACGTTGCGACTGAACGCCTGCGTCAGTTGCATCAACAACACCATCCGCGGGCCTGA
- a CDS encoding 6-phospho-beta-glucosidase yields MSAELQLPKGFLWGGAVAAHQVEGGWDQGGKGVSIADVLTGGSHGVDRVITDGVQPGHFYPNHQGVEFYSHYKQDVALFAEMGFRCFRTSIAWTRIFPNGDEQQPNEAGLQFYDDLFDELLKYGIEPVITLSHFEMPYHLVKEYGGWHNRKVVDFFVRFSEVVLNRYKHKVKYWMTFNEINNQRNWQYPLFGYCCSGVIFTEHEKPEQAMYQVMHHQFVASARVVKLGHAINPEFKIGCMIAMVPVYPFSCHPDDVVLAQEAMHQRYVFSDVQMRGAYPAYTLKEWARKGYEIQMEADDASTLREGCADYVGFSYYMSNAVKTDASGVDDPITGFEGVVKNPHVKASDWGWQIDPVGLRYVLNDLYERYQKPLFIVENGFGAIDKPNAEGVIEDDYRIDYLRAHIEEMKKAVTWDGVDLMGYTPWGCLDCVSFTTGQYDKRYGFIHVNKNDDGSGDFSRAKKKSFGWYQQVIASNGENL; encoded by the coding sequence ATGAGTGCAGAATTGCAGTTACCAAAGGGCTTTCTCTGGGGCGGTGCCGTTGCCGCGCATCAGGTCGAAGGCGGCTGGGATCAGGGTGGCAAAGGTGTGAGCATTGCTGATGTCCTGACCGGCGGGTCACATGGCGTGGATCGGGTGATCACCGATGGCGTGCAGCCCGGCCACTTCTATCCGAACCATCAGGGCGTGGAGTTTTATTCCCACTATAAGCAGGATGTCGCGCTGTTTGCCGAGATGGGCTTCAGATGTTTCCGCACTTCCATTGCCTGGACCCGCATCTTCCCCAACGGCGATGAGCAGCAGCCCAACGAAGCCGGCCTGCAGTTTTATGACGACCTGTTCGATGAACTGCTGAAGTATGGCATTGAACCGGTCATCACCCTTTCGCACTTCGAGATGCCCTATCACCTGGTAAAAGAGTATGGCGGCTGGCACAACCGTAAAGTGGTCGACTTCTTTGTGCGCTTCAGCGAAGTGGTGCTGAACCGCTATAAGCACAAAGTGAAGTACTGGATGACCTTTAACGAGATCAACAACCAGCGCAACTGGCAGTATCCGCTGTTTGGCTACTGCTGCTCAGGTGTGATCTTCACCGAGCATGAGAAGCCGGAACAGGCGATGTATCAGGTGATGCACCATCAGTTTGTTGCCAGTGCGCGCGTAGTGAAACTCGGCCACGCTATCAACCCTGAGTTTAAGATTGGCTGCATGATCGCCATGGTGCCGGTCTACCCCTTCTCCTGTCATCCGGATGATGTGGTGCTGGCTCAGGAAGCGATGCATCAGCGTTATGTCTTCAGTGACGTGCAGATGCGCGGTGCCTACCCGGCGTACACCCTGAAAGAGTGGGCGCGCAAAGGGTATGAGATTCAGATGGAAGCTGACGATGCCAGCACGCTGCGTGAAGGATGTGCAGACTATGTGGGCTTCAGCTATTACATGAGTAATGCCGTGAAGACCGATGCCAGCGGTGTTGACGATCCCATCACCGGCTTTGAGGGTGTGGTGAAGAACCCGCATGTGAAAGCCTCAGACTGGGGCTGGCAGATTGACCCGGTGGGTCTGCGCTATGTCCTGAACGACCTCTATGAGCGCTATCAGAAGCCGCTGTTCATCGTGGAAAACGGCTTTGGGGCTATCGATAAGCCCAACGCCGAGGGCGTGATCGAAGATGACTACCGCATCGACTATCTGCGTGCGCATATCGAAGAGATGAAGAAAGCCGTGACCTGGGATGGCGTCGACCTGATGGGTTACACGCCGTGGGGCTGTCTGGACTGTGTCTCTTTCACCACCGGTCAGTACGACAAGCGTTACGGCTTTATTCATGTGAATAAAAACGATGATGGCAGCGGCGATTTCTCCCGTGCAAAGAAGAAGAGCTTCGGCTGGTATCAGCAGGTTATCGCCAGCAACGGCGAAAACCTCTAA
- the sdhE gene encoding FAD assembly factor SdhE, with translation MDINDKSRIQWACRRGMLELDVAIMPFFKFEYDTLSDTDKRVFVALLKSDDPDLFNWLMNHGEPKDPELKRMVNLIQQRNHERGPVAM, from the coding sequence ATGGATATTAATGATAAATCACGTATTCAGTGGGCCTGCCGTCGCGGCATGCTGGAGCTGGATGTGGCGATTATGCCGTTCTTCAAATTTGAGTATGACACGCTGAGCGACACCGATAAGCGGGTATTTGTGGCCCTGCTGAAGAGTGATGATCCCGATCTGTTTAACTGGCTGATGAATCACGGTGAGCCAAAAGATCCTGAGCTTAAGCGGATGGTGAACCTGATCCAGCAGCGCAACCATGAACGCGGCCCCGTGGCAATGTGA
- the fldB gene encoding flavodoxin FldB, producing MKIGLFYGSSTCYTEIVAEKIRDFIGEELVTLHNVKDDDPRLMEQYDLLIMGIPTWDFGELQEDWEAIWTQLPALNLQNKIVALYGMGDQIGYGEWFLDALGMLHDLLKPMGVRFVGYWPLEGYEFTSPKPLSADGSQFVGLALDDVNQFEITDERVEQWCEQVLTETAGLL from the coding sequence ATGAAAATCGGTCTTTTTTACGGTTCCAGTACCTGTTACACCGAAATCGTAGCGGAGAAAATTCGCGATTTCATTGGCGAAGAGTTAGTGACGCTGCACAACGTCAAAGATGATGATCCGCGCCTGATGGAGCAGTACGATTTGCTGATCATGGGCATCCCGACCTGGGATTTCGGTGAGCTGCAGGAGGACTGGGAGGCGATCTGGACACAACTTCCCGCGCTGAACCTGCAGAACAAGATCGTCGCGCTGTATGGCATGGGCGATCAGATTGGTTATGGCGAGTGGTTTTTAGATGCGCTCGGTATGCTGCACGATCTGCTGAAGCCGATGGGCGTGCGTTTCGTGGGTTACTGGCCGCTTGAAGGCTATGAGTTCACCAGCCCGAAACCGCTGAGTGCCGATGGCTCACAGTTTGTGGGTCTGGCACTGGATGATGTGAATCAGTTTGAGATCACCGATGAGCGCGTAGAGCAGTGGTGCGAACAGGTGCTGACCGAAACCGCCGGGCTGCTGTAG
- the ygfZ gene encoding tRNA-modifying protein YgfZ, which produces MPTFTLPPRQPAASSRLPLTLMSLDNWALVSITGADSTAYLQGQLTLDVAALDADHHSPAAHCDAKGKMWSSLRLFHRGEGYAYLIRRALRDTQLAELKKYAVFSKVTMVADDESVLLGVAGFQVRAALTSLFESLPDSEKPVVQQGETTLLWFAHPAERFLIVTSQAVAETLKQTLNDDAQFNDSQQWLALDIEAGIPVIDPATSVQFIPQATNLQALDAISFKKGCYAGQEMVARAKYRGANKRALYWLAGQASHLPEANGALELQMGDRWRRTGSVLAAVQLDDGTSWVQVVLNNDLEPDSVLRVEGDESGHLTIQPLPYSLDEG; this is translated from the coding sequence ATGCCCACTTTTACTTTACCGCCGCGCCAGCCTGCCGCGTCGTCCCGTCTGCCGTTAACCCTGATGTCGCTGGATAACTGGGCACTGGTTTCCATCACCGGTGCCGACAGCACCGCCTACCTGCAGGGTCAGCTGACGCTGGATGTCGCAGCCCTGGATGCTGACCACCACTCGCCCGCCGCGCACTGCGATGCCAAAGGCAAGATGTGGAGCAGCCTGCGCCTGTTCCATCGCGGAGAGGGCTATGCCTATCTGATCCGCCGTGCACTGCGCGACACCCAGCTGGCCGAGTTAAAGAAATATGCGGTCTTTTCGAAAGTAACGATGGTCGCCGACGATGAGTCAGTGCTGCTGGGCGTGGCCGGTTTTCAGGTTCGCGCCGCGCTGACCAGTCTGTTTGAAAGCCTGCCCGACAGCGAAAAACCGGTGGTGCAGCAGGGAGAGACCACGCTGCTCTGGTTCGCACATCCGGCCGAACGCTTCCTGATTGTCACCTCGCAGGCCGTGGCGGAGACGCTGAAGCAGACGCTCAACGACGATGCACAGTTCAACGACAGTCAGCAGTGGCTGGCGCTGGATATTGAAGCGGGGATTCCGGTGATCGACCCGGCCACCAGCGTCCAGTTTATTCCGCAGGCCACAAACCTGCAGGCGCTGGATGCCATCAGCTTCAAAAAGGGCTGCTATGCCGGTCAGGAGATGGTCGCCAGGGCCAAATATCGCGGCGCCAACAAACGCGCGCTTTACTGGCTGGCGGGTCAGGCGAGCCATCTGCCTGAGGCGAATGGCGCACTGGAGCTGCAGATGGGCGATCGCTGGCGTCGTACCGGCAGCGTGCTGGCCGCGGTGCAGTTAGATGACGGCACCAGCTGGGTTCAGGTGGTGCTGAACAACGATCTGGAGCCGGATAGCGTGCTGCGGGTCGAAGGGGATGAGAGCGGCCATCTGACCATTCAGCCGCTGCCCTACTCGCTGGATGAAGGCTGA
- a CDS encoding SDR family oxidoreductase, with the protein MKLALVTGGSRGIGRATARLLAARGYRVAVNYRQREEEARQVVAQIQQQGGDAFAIRADISDEAEVMALFAQLDQQPEPLTLLVNNAGILFQQCRTEDLAAARLQKVFATNVIGTFLCCREAVKRMGTHHGGQGGAIVNVSSAASRTGAPGEYVDYAASKGAMDTLTRGLSLEVAQQGIRVNGVRPGFIYTEMHADGGEPGRVDRLASAIPMGRGGEAEEVAEAIVWLASEAASYITGSIIDAAGGR; encoded by the coding sequence ATGAAACTGGCACTGGTGACGGGCGGCAGTCGGGGCATCGGACGCGCCACGGCGCGGTTACTGGCCGCGCGGGGATACCGGGTTGCGGTGAACTATCGTCAGCGTGAAGAGGAGGCCCGGCAGGTGGTGGCGCAGATTCAGCAGCAGGGCGGTGACGCCTTTGCGATCCGGGCAGACATCAGCGATGAAGCGGAGGTGATGGCGCTGTTTGCGCAGCTCGACCAGCAGCCGGAACCGCTGACGTTGCTGGTCAACAACGCCGGAATTCTGTTTCAGCAGTGCCGCACCGAAGATCTGGCGGCGGCGCGTCTGCAAAAGGTCTTTGCCACGAACGTTATCGGAACCTTTCTCTGCTGCCGCGAGGCGGTGAAGCGGATGGGTACTCATCATGGGGGGCAGGGCGGGGCCATCGTCAATGTCTCATCGGCCGCCTCCCGTACGGGTGCGCCGGGCGAATATGTTGACTACGCCGCGTCAAAAGGGGCGATGGATACGCTGACGCGCGGATTGTCACTGGAAGTGGCGCAGCAGGGGATTCGGGTGAACGGCGTCCGGCCGGGGTTCATCTATACAGAGATGCATGCCGATGGCGGTGAGCCAGGCCGGGTGGATCGGCTCGCCAGCGCGATCCCGATGGGACGCGGCGGCGAAGCCGAAGAGGTGGCGGAAGCGATCGTCTGGCTGGCCAGCGAGGCGGCCTCTTACATTACCGGCAGCATCATTGACGCTGCCGGGGGCCGTTAA
- a CDS encoding protein YgfX, translating to MNAAPWQCELRPSRLAYGLLCAGLAAAVTGTALLTLPVGEGLFNGAVMLLLLAEGWQSYRRLTQRRGVLQRESVHCWIWQGKRFRPVQPLRWLPIGVLLVAKNEQGEVLRWWLMQDSMQPGEWRALRACCFSKAQ from the coding sequence ATGAACGCGGCCCCGTGGCAATGTGAGTTACGACCCTCCCGGCTGGCGTATGGATTGCTGTGCGCCGGGCTGGCAGCCGCGGTCACGGGCACAGCGCTGCTGACGCTGCCGGTCGGGGAGGGGCTGTTCAACGGGGCGGTGATGCTGCTGTTGCTGGCCGAAGGCTGGCAAAGCTACCGGCGGCTGACGCAGCGGCGCGGCGTGCTGCAGCGGGAAAGCGTGCACTGCTGGATCTGGCAGGGAAAGCGCTTCCGGCCTGTGCAGCCACTGCGCTGGTTGCCGATCGGCGTACTGCTGGTGGCGAAGAATGAGCAGGGCGAAGTCCTGCGCTGGTGGCTGATGCAGGACAGCATGCAGCCTGGCGAATGGCGGGCATTACGCGCCTGCTGCTTTAGCAAGGCGCAATAG
- the gcvP gene encoding aminomethyl-transferring glycine dehydrogenase: MTQTLSQLEHNGAFIERHIGPSPEQQAQMLDAIGARSLEALIGTIVPADIQLPGPPAVGDAVTEQQALAELKAIASQNLRYKSWIGMGYSAVITPPVILRNMLENPGWYTAYTPYQPEVSQGRLEALLNFQQLTLDLTGMDIASASLLDEATAAAEAMAMAKRVSKLKNANKFFIADDIHPQTLDVVRTRAETFGFELIVDRAEKAVEHDDLFGVLLQQVGTTGDAHDYSALIGDLKARKVVVSMAADFMSLVLLEAPGRQGADIVFGSAQRFGVPMGYGGPHAAFFASRDEHKRSMPGRIIGVSRDAAGNTALRMAMQTREQHIRREKANSNICTSQVLLANIAGLYAVFHGPAGLKRIASRIHRFTSILAAGLQQGGLKLRHQHWFDTLTVDVADKAAVLNRALSFGVNLRSDIHNAVGITLDETTCRDDILALFEILLGDDHGQNLDALDSDVARAGHAIPAGLQRQSEILTHPVFNRHHSETEMMRYMHSLEKKDLALNQAMIPLGSCTMKLNAAAEMIPITWPEFAELHPFCPAEQATGYLQMIGQLSQWLVQLTGYDALCMQPNSGAQGEYAGLLAIRRYHESRGEGDRHLCLIPSSAHGTNPASAQMAGMDVVVVACDKQGNIDLNDLREKAAQAGDKLSCIMVTYPSTHGVYEETIREVCQIVHQHGGQVYLDGANMNAQVGITTPGYIGADVSHLNLHKTFCIPHGGGGPGMGPIGVKAHLAPFVPGHSVVQIDDILTQQGAVSAAPFGSASILPISWMYIRMMGAEGLKQASSVAILNANYIASRLKSAYPVLYTGRDGRVAHECILDIRPLKEQTGISELDIAKRLIDYGFHAPTMSFPVAGTLMVEPTESESKIELDRFIDAMLAIRMEIDRVAAGEWPLDDNPLVNAPHTQLEIVSEWSHPYSRELAVFPAGSHNKYWPTVKRLDDVFGDRNLFCACVPMSDYQ; this comes from the coding sequence ATGACTCAGACTCTCAGCCAGCTTGAACACAACGGTGCCTTCATCGAGCGCCATATTGGTCCTTCACCTGAGCAGCAGGCGCAAATGCTCGACGCCATCGGCGCCCGTTCGCTGGAGGCGCTGATCGGTACGATTGTGCCGGCAGACATTCAGCTGCCCGGCCCGCCTGCGGTGGGCGATGCCGTCACAGAACAGCAGGCGCTGGCGGAGCTGAAAGCGATTGCCAGTCAGAACCTGCGCTACAAATCCTGGATTGGGATGGGATACAGCGCGGTGATCACGCCACCGGTGATCCTGCGTAACATGCTGGAGAATCCGGGCTGGTACACGGCTTATACTCCCTATCAGCCGGAAGTTTCACAGGGCCGACTGGAAGCGCTGCTGAACTTCCAGCAACTGACGCTGGACCTCACCGGCATGGATATCGCCTCGGCCTCTCTGCTGGATGAGGCGACCGCTGCGGCGGAAGCGATGGCGATGGCAAAACGCGTCAGCAAGCTCAAAAACGCCAACAAATTCTTTATCGCCGATGATATTCATCCGCAGACGCTGGATGTGGTCCGCACCCGTGCGGAGACCTTTGGTTTTGAACTGATCGTCGATCGCGCAGAAAAGGCGGTTGAGCATGACGACCTGTTTGGTGTGCTGCTGCAACAGGTCGGCACCACCGGCGATGCGCACGATTACAGCGCGCTGATCGGCGACCTGAAAGCGCGCAAAGTGGTCGTAAGTATGGCGGCGGACTTTATGTCGCTGGTCTTACTGGAGGCTCCGGGCAGGCAGGGCGCAGACATCGTCTTTGGTTCAGCCCAGCGTTTTGGCGTGCCAATGGGCTACGGCGGCCCGCACGCAGCCTTCTTCGCCAGCCGCGATGAGCATAAGCGTTCTATGCCTGGCCGTATCATCGGCGTATCGCGCGATGCCGCGGGCAACACTGCGCTGCGTATGGCGATGCAGACCCGCGAACAGCATATCCGCCGTGAAAAGGCTAACTCCAACATCTGTACCTCACAGGTGCTGCTCGCCAACATCGCCGGTCTCTATGCGGTGTTCCATGGCCCGGCGGGTCTGAAACGCATCGCCTCGCGCATTCATCGCTTCACCAGCATTCTGGCGGCGGGACTGCAGCAGGGCGGCCTGAAGCTGCGCCATCAGCACTGGTTCGACACGCTGACGGTCGACGTGGCGGATAAAGCCGCCGTGCTGAATCGTGCGCTGAGCTTTGGTGTGAACCTGCGCAGCGACATCCACAACGCCGTCGGCATCACGCTGGATGAAACCACCTGCCGTGACGATATCCTGGCGCTGTTCGAGATTCTGCTGGGCGATGATCACGGTCAGAATCTGGACGCGCTCGACAGCGACGTCGCCCGCGCAGGCCATGCGATTCCGGCGGGGCTGCAGCGCCAGAGTGAGATCCTGACCCATCCGGTATTCAACCGTCATCACAGTGAAACCGAGATGATGCGCTACATGCACAGCCTGGAGAAAAAGGATCTGGCGCTGAACCAGGCGATGATCCCGCTTGGCTCCTGCACCATGAAGCTCAACGCCGCCGCCGAGATGATCCCGATCACCTGGCCGGAATTTGCGGAGCTGCATCCGTTCTGCCCGGCTGAGCAGGCCACCGGCTATCTGCAGATGATCGGCCAGCTTTCGCAGTGGCTGGTACAGCTCACCGGCTATGATGCGCTCTGTATGCAGCCTAACTCCGGCGCGCAGGGTGAATATGCCGGGCTGCTGGCAATCCGTCGTTATCACGAAAGCCGTGGCGAGGGCGATCGCCACCTCTGCCTGATCCCGAGTTCGGCGCACGGCACCAACCCGGCGTCCGCGCAGATGGCGGGCATGGACGTGGTGGTGGTGGCCTGTGATAAGCAGGGCAACATCGACCTGAACGATCTGCGTGAAAAAGCGGCGCAGGCGGGCGATAAGCTCTCCTGCATTATGGTGACGTACCCGTCTACGCACGGCGTCTATGAAGAGACGATTCGTGAAGTGTGCCAGATTGTGCATCAGCATGGCGGCCAGGTTTATCTGGATGGCGCGAACATGAACGCCCAGGTCGGCATCACCACGCCGGGCTACATCGGCGCGGACGTCTCGCACCTGAACCTGCATAAAACCTTCTGCATCCCGCACGGCGGTGGCGGTCCGGGCATGGGGCCGATTGGTGTGAAAGCGCACCTCGCGCCTTTTGTACCGGGACACAGCGTCGTGCAGATCGACGATATCCTGACGCAGCAGGGGGCCGTCTCCGCAGCGCCGTTTGGCAGCGCCTCTATCCTGCCAATCAGCTGGATGTACATCCGTATGATGGGCGCAGAGGGGCTGAAACAGGCGAGTTCGGTGGCGATCCTGAACGCCAACTACATCGCCAGCCGCCTGAAATCGGCGTATCCGGTGCTCTATACCGGGCGTGACGGGCGCGTGGCGCACGAATGTATTCTCGACATCCGTCCGCTGAAAGAGCAGACCGGTATCAGTGAGCTGGATATTGCGAAGCGCCTGATCGATTACGGCTTCCACGCACCGACCATGTCGTTCCCGGTTGCCGGTACCCTGATGGTCGAGCCGACAGAGTCAGAGAGCAAAATCGAGCTGGACCGCTTTATCGACGCGATGCTGGCTATCCGTATGGAGATCGATCGGGTGGCCGCAGGGGAGTGGCCGCTGGACGACAACCCGCTGGTGAATGCGCCGCATACCCAGCTGGAAATCGTCAGTGAGTGGTCACACCCTTACAGCCGTGAACTGGCGGTCTTCCCGGCAGGCAGCCATAACAAATACTGGCCGACGGTAAAACGTCTGGATGATGTCTTTGGTGACCGTAACCTGTTCTGCGCCTGTGTGCCGATGAGCGACTATCAGTAG
- the gcvH gene encoding glycine cleavage system protein GcvH, producing the protein MSNVPNTLKYRDSHEWVRKEADGSYTVGITEHAQELLGDMVFVDLPEVGATFAAGEECAVAESVKAASDIYAPISGEVVAVNDALTDSPEQVNSEPYDGGWLFKLKASDESEIDALLDADAYKASIDE; encoded by the coding sequence ATGAGCAATGTGCCAAATACGTTGAAGTACCGTGACAGCCACGAGTGGGTGCGTAAAGAAGCCGACGGCAGCTACACCGTCGGCATCACGGAACATGCGCAGGAGTTACTGGGCGACATGGTGTTCGTCGACCTGCCGGAAGTGGGCGCGACCTTTGCCGCGGGTGAAGAGTGCGCGGTTGCCGAGTCCGTTAAGGCTGCCTCAGACATCTATGCGCCGATCAGCGGTGAAGTGGTCGCGGTCAATGACGCGCTGACCGACTCCCCTGAGCAGGTCAACAGCGAGCCGTATGACGGCGGCTGGTTATTTAAACTCAAAGCCAGCGACGAATCGGAAATCGACGCGCTGCTGGATGCAGATGCTTATAAAGCCTCTATCGACGAGTAG